A window of Clostridium sp. Marseille-P299 contains these coding sequences:
- a CDS encoding acyl-CoA dehydratase activase-related protein, with protein MKIGLPRAFLYYKYKKLWEVFFEELGCQIVVSEESNKKILSDGINLSIDESCLPSKIYMGHVQSLIGKCDYILVPRIASFGKGEMACTKFNAMYDIVKNTLQGIHLIDYNIDVNNGNHELQGFLHMGKVIGKGNIETLKAYINAKKQNRIYHKSKISLQSKVLESSKQMKILIVSHPYNTYDKLIGYPIIKYLKELDVIPIYADLCNSKESIKHSKELSKCLYWTFNKELIGAIEIYKDNVDGIIFITAFPCGPDSLVNELVLRKFKELPMANIILDELQGEAGLQTRIESFIDIIRAKHTMNEATHEDSKDLHQGKLESSII; from the coding sequence TTGAAAATCGGACTGCCCAGGGCTTTTCTTTATTATAAATATAAAAAATTGTGGGAAGTATTTTTTGAAGAACTAGGTTGTCAAATCGTAGTAAGCGAGGAAAGCAATAAAAAAATATTAAGCGATGGAATTAACCTTTCAATCGACGAAAGCTGTTTACCGTCAAAGATATACATGGGACATGTTCAATCACTTATTGGTAAATGCGATTATATTTTAGTTCCTCGTATCGCCAGTTTTGGTAAGGGTGAAATGGCCTGTACGAAGTTTAATGCAATGTATGACATTGTTAAAAATACGCTTCAAGGGATTCACCTAATTGATTACAATATTGATGTTAATAATGGAAACCATGAATTACAAGGTTTTCTTCATATGGGAAAAGTGATTGGCAAAGGTAATATAGAAACATTAAAGGCTTATATCAATGCAAAAAAACAGAATAGAATTTATCATAAAAGTAAAATAAGTCTACAAAGTAAGGTATTAGAAAGTAGTAAGCAAATGAAAATTCTTATTGTTTCACACCCCTACAATACCTACGACAAGCTCATCGGCTATCCAATTATCAAGTACTTAAAAGAATTAGACGTTATCCCTATTTATGCTGATTTATGTAACTCAAAAGAAAGTATAAAACATTCAAAAGAACTTTCAAAATGCTTATATTGGACCTTTAATAAGGAACTAATTGGAGCGATTGAAATTTATAAAGATAATGTTGATGGGATTATTTTTATCACTGCATTTCCATGTGGACCAGATTCTTTGGTAAATGAACTTGTACTTAGAAAATTCAAAGAATTACCGATGGCTAATATTATTTTAGATGAATTACAAGGAGAGGCAGGATTACAGACAAGAATTGAGAGTTTTATTGATATTATTCGAGCGAAACACACAATGAATGAGGCAACACATGAGGATAGTAAAGATTTACATCAAGGCAAGCTTGAGTCATCAATCATTTAA
- a CDS encoding 2-hydroxyacyl-CoA dehydratase, with product MDKNTEKIFSFPHMANYHIPIEFLLKLIFKDSKILVPPPTTKKTLELGSKYSPDFVCVPFKYNLGNYIEALENGANVLIQAGGGCRFGYYGEAQEQILKDLGYDFEFIYLVNNAKVNILEMYKKCKEMGSKLSFPIFSYYILLTIRMINIMDKIDFYIRENIGFEVQANSFHKLQAEFFNKLKLTTNFKSLHRTYKEYNERFHNLKINKPNHPLKVGIIGELYSLMEPFSNYFIEKELAEKNIVVSRYINVTYLLFQKTRQRKKTIRDANGYLKYAIGADGTDSVAKGIMLAKKHYDGIIHLKPFGCTPEVNSMPMLQNINKDYKIPILYFSFDSQTSETGVKTRLEAFYDMILMRKTKEIFEKDESSYT from the coding sequence ATGGATAAAAATACAGAAAAAATATTTAGCTTTCCCCATATGGCGAATTATCATATTCCCATTGAGTTTTTACTTAAATTGATTTTTAAAGACTCTAAAATATTAGTTCCCCCTCCAACTACCAAAAAAACTTTGGAATTAGGAAGCAAATACAGTCCTGATTTTGTATGTGTACCTTTTAAATATAATTTAGGAAATTATATTGAAGCCTTAGAAAACGGAGCTAATGTTTTAATTCAAGCAGGTGGCGGCTGCAGATTTGGATATTATGGCGAGGCACAAGAACAGATTTTAAAGGATTTAGGATATGATTTTGAATTCATCTATTTGGTTAATAACGCTAAAGTTAATATATTAGAGATGTATAAAAAGTGTAAGGAAATGGGCTCTAAATTATCCTTTCCCATATTTTCTTATTACATCTTACTAACGATTAGAATGATAAACATTATGGATAAAATAGATTTTTATATTCGTGAAAATATTGGATTTGAGGTACAAGCCAATAGTTTTCATAAACTTCAAGCTGAATTTTTTAATAAGTTGAAACTAACAACTAATTTTAAATCATTACATCGAACCTACAAAGAATATAATGAAAGATTTCATAACCTTAAAATTAATAAGCCAAATCATCCTTTAAAGGTTGGCATTATTGGTGAGTTGTATTCTTTAATGGAACCTTTTAGTAATTATTTTATAGAAAAAGAGCTTGCCGAGAAAAACATTGTAGTTAGCAGATATATTAACGTAACGTATTTGCTTTTCCAAAAAACAAGACAAAGGAAGAAAACAATAAGAGATGCTAACGGGTACTTAAAGTATGCAATTGGAGCTGATGGTACAGATAGTGTGGCAAAAGGTATCATGCTTGCAAAGAAACATTATGATGGCATTATTCACTTAAAACCCTTTGGTTGTACACCAGAAGTGAATTCGATGCCAATGTTACAAAATATCAATAAAGATTATAAGATACCTATTCTTTATTTTAGTTTCGATTCTCAGACATCTGAAACAGGTGTTAAAACGAGGTTGGAAGCATTTTATGATATGATTTTAATGAGAAAGACAAAGGAAATCTTTGAAAAAGATGAATCCTCCTACACTTAA
- a CDS encoding acyl-CoA dehydratase activase, with amino-acid sequence MKVGYLGVDIGSISTKGVIIDENNNLVAQNYIWTECDPINAVKNLIKDLKEQTKNQDIVIKSVGTTGSARKLIGSMLNANIVKNEITAHAIGTLSVFPDVRTIFEIGGQDSKIILLEDGIVVDYAMNTLCAAGTGSFLSSQTKRLGIDIKDLGDMALKSQNPTKIAARCTVFAESDLVHKAQIGHKKEDIIAGLCMAVVTNYLNNVGKGKNIKAPIVFQGGVSKNVGVIKAFEDATGEKIHVDPNAHLMGAIGVAILSKNAQTSEAFDFDIADLSFETIGKECNKCANECEIICFYKDKKLIDAWGNRCEHGAAILT; translated from the coding sequence ATGAAAGTTGGTTATTTAGGCGTTGATATTGGTTCTATTTCTACAAAAGGTGTTATTATTGATGAAAATAATAATCTAGTTGCCCAAAATTATATTTGGACCGAATGTGATCCAATCAATGCTGTAAAAAATCTCATAAAAGACTTAAAGGAGCAAACAAAAAATCAAGACATTGTAATAAAATCTGTTGGAACTACAGGCTCTGCTCGTAAATTAATCGGTAGTATGCTAAATGCAAATATAGTGAAAAATGAGATTACTGCCCATGCAATAGGTACACTATCCGTGTTTCCTGACGTTCGCACGATTTTTGAAATTGGTGGACAAGACTCTAAAATTATTTTATTAGAAGATGGCATTGTTGTGGATTATGCGATGAATACCTTATGTGCTGCAGGCACTGGCTCTTTTTTATCTTCACAAACCAAACGTTTAGGTATTGATATCAAAGACCTTGGCGACATGGCACTAAAATCTCAAAATCCTACGAAAATAGCTGCAAGATGCACTGTGTTTGCCGAATCCGATTTAGTTCATAAAGCTCAAATTGGACATAAAAAAGAAGATATTATTGCTGGCCTATGTATGGCTGTTGTTACAAACTACTTAAACAATGTTGGTAAAGGGAAGAATATCAAAGCTCCGATTGTATTTCAAGGCGGAGTTAGTAAAAATGTAGGGGTAATCAAGGCATTTGAAGATGCTACAGGAGAAAAAATACATGTTGATCCTAACGCTCATCTTATGGGTGCCATTGGTGTTGCGATTCTTTCAAAAAATGCACAGACAAGTGAAGCATTTGATTTTGATATTGCCGATTTAAGTTTTGAAACGATCGGTAAAGAATGCAATAAGTGTGCAAATGAATGTGAAATTATTTGCTTTTATAAAGATAAAAAATTAATTGATGCTTGGGGGAATCGTTGTGAGCATGGGGCGGCGATTTTAACATAA
- a CDS encoding metallophosphoesterase, producing MSFAVISDIHIDRNKNYDVINQIVESVAKSNASALLLAGDISNEYKKTIDTIEYLKQQLKIPVYYVPGNHDMWSEDLEHTSTQSIYEAYEQDSNCLLHGFVQLDEDTTLIGDIGWYDYSFGSSKFSKEDFERMNYLDRTWQDKLKNQWTDNNEVANQRALERLEEQLKQVKTKRIIVMTHMVPIEEFTVTNPNEMWLYFNAFIGSKKLHELYQKYNVTYGICGHIHYRKRIIKDGITYICPCLNYESEWVEKDCKIEILNAMQFIE from the coding sequence ATGTCATTTGCTGTTATTTCAGATATCCATATCGATCGTAATAAAAATTACGATGTAATCAATCAAATAGTAGAAAGTGTTGCTAAGTCAAACGCATCTGCGCTTTTACTTGCAGGAGACATTAGTAATGAATATAAAAAGACAATTGATACAATTGAATATTTAAAACAACAATTAAAGATACCAGTTTATTATGTTCCTGGAAATCACGACATGTGGAGTGAGGATTTAGAACATACTTCAACACAGAGTATTTATGAGGCTTATGAACAAGATAGCAATTGTTTATTGCATGGATTTGTTCAGTTAGACGAGGACACCACTTTAATAGGGGATATCGGTTGGTATGATTATTCTTTTGGTTCTTCAAAATTTTCAAAAGAGGATTTTGAACGCATGAATTATTTAGATAGAACCTGGCAAGACAAATTAAAAAATCAGTGGACAGATAATAATGAGGTAGCGAATCAACGGGCTCTTGAAAGATTAGAGGAACAATTAAAACAAGTCAAAACAAAGCGCATTATTGTTATGACTCATATGGTACCAATAGAAGAATTTACTGTTACAAATCCAAACGAAATGTGGCTATATTTTAATGCATTTATTGGTAGTAAAAAACTTCATGAATTATATCAAAAATACAATGTGACATATGGGATATGTGGCCACATTCATTACCGTAAAAGAATTATTAAAGATGGAATTACTTATATATGCCCATGCTTAAATTATGAATCTGAGTGGGTAGAAAAAGACTGTAAGATAGAAATTCTAAATGCAATGCAGTTTATAGAATAA
- a CDS encoding ZIP family metal transporter, translating into MNLEALKGILIPFLGTSLGAACVFFMKKSLNPMLQRALTGFAAGVMVAASIWSLLIPAIEQSESLGKWSFVPAVVGFWVGVLFLLLLDHIIPHLHMASDTTEGPKSHLTKTTMLVLAVVLHNIPEGMAVGAVYAGVVTGNSQITAMGAMTLAIGIAIQNFPEGAIISMPLRAAGVKKGKAFLYGILSGVVEPIGALLTILAAGLIVPVLPYLLSFAAGAMMYVVVEELIPEMSEGEHSNIGTIVFALGFTVMMMLDVALG; encoded by the coding sequence ATGAATTTAGAAGCTTTGAAAGGAATATTGATTCCATTTTTAGGTACATCACTAGGTGCAGCCTGCGTATTTTTTATGAAAAAATCATTGAATCCAATGTTACAAAGGGCATTGACAGGATTTGCTGCAGGGGTAATGGTAGCAGCATCTATTTGGAGCCTTTTAATTCCTGCGATTGAACAATCAGAATCATTAGGTAAATGGTCATTTGTACCTGCGGTGGTTGGATTTTGGGTAGGAGTATTGTTCTTATTATTATTAGATCATATCATACCGCATTTACATATGGCTAGTGATACGACAGAGGGACCAAAGAGTCATCTAACGAAAACAACCATGCTAGTACTTGCAGTAGTATTGCATAATATACCAGAAGGTATGGCAGTTGGTGCAGTTTATGCTGGTGTAGTTACAGGAAACAGTCAGATTACCGCAATGGGAGCTATGACATTAGCAATTGGTATTGCAATTCAAAACTTTCCAGAAGGTGCTATTATATCCATGCCATTGCGTGCAGCAGGTGTTAAAAAGGGTAAAGCATTTTTATATGGTATTTTATCAGGTGTTGTTGAACCAATAGGAGCCTTGCTTACTATTTTAGCAGCAGGATTAATCGTTCCTGTATTGCCATATTTATTGAGCTTTGCAGCTGGTGCCATGATGTATGTAGTAGTTGAAGAGTTGATACCAGAGATGTCAGAAGGCGAACATTCTAATATAGGTACTATTGTCTTTGCATTAGGATTTACAGTTATGATGATGTTAGATGTTGCATTAGGTTAA
- a CDS encoding flavodoxin produces the protein MDKIYVVYWSASGNTQEMAESIAKGINEGGKSGEAVEVSAITPDVLDDANVFALGCPAMGDEELDSDMDNFVSKLEGKVSGKHILLFGSYDWGDGEWMRNWVSRMQDAGAVIVGDEGLIINNSPDQEGIKNCIEAGKTLASL, from the coding sequence ATGGACAAAATATATGTAGTTTACTGGAGTGCTAGTGGAAATACACAAGAGATGGCAGAGAGCATTGCAAAAGGAATTAATGAAGGAGGTAAAAGCGGAGAGGCAGTGGAAGTATCTGCAATTACACCAGATGTGTTAGATGATGCTAATGTATTTGCACTTGGCTGTCCAGCAATGGGAGATGAAGAGTTAGACTCTGATATGGACAATTTTGTTTCAAAACTTGAGGGTAAAGTATCCGGTAAGCATATTCTTTTATTTGGTTCCTATGATTGGGGCGATGGTGAATGGATGCGTAATTGGGTTAGCAGAATGCAAGACGCAGGAGCAGTAATTGTAGGTGATGAAGGCCTTATTATCAATAATTCACCAGATCAAGAGGGAATTAAAAATTGTATTGAGGCAGGTAAAACGCTTGCTAGTTTATAA
- a CDS encoding DUF2325 domain-containing protein: MSVVIVGGHERMEVQYKDICKKYKCKVKVFTKMAGNLKNQIGNPDLLILFTSTASHKMVYCAVAESERKNITVERSHSSSSNALINILERYA, translated from the coding sequence ATGAGCGTTGTAATCGTTGGTGGTCATGAGAGGATGGAAGTACAATATAAAGATATATGTAAAAAGTACAAATGCAAGGTAAAAGTATTTACTAAAATGGCAGGCAATTTAAAAAATCAGATTGGGAATCCAGATTTGCTTATTTTGTTTACGTCAACTGCATCTCATAAAATGGTATATTGTGCAGTAGCCGAATCAGAACGCAAGAATATTACGGTTGAACGTTCTCATAGTAGCAGTTCCAATGCGTTAATTAATATTTTAGAACGTTACGCATAG
- a CDS encoding ABC transporter ATP-binding protein, producing the protein MEAIQVKDLSVAYEENLIIENMNLSIPKGEISIIIGANGCGKSTLLKTIARILKPKKGNIYINGKDVKTSKAKALAKEVAVLPQSPVCPGGLTVKELIAYGRFPHQKAIAGLSDRDNEIINWAIKETGLSEFANRPVDSLSGGQRQRAWIAMTLAQETDIILLDEPTTYLDMSYQLEVLQLLKKLNEEKKITIVIVLHELNNACRFADNIIGLKKGKIICEGKPSEVITNESLQKIYGIDAVLQMSERGDYPICMEFELAR; encoded by the coding sequence ATGGAAGCAATACAAGTAAAAGACCTGTCAGTGGCCTATGAAGAAAATTTGATAATAGAGAATATGAATTTGTCGATCCCTAAAGGTGAAATTTCAATTATAATTGGAGCAAATGGCTGTGGAAAATCAACCTTGCTTAAAACAATTGCTCGTATTCTAAAACCGAAAAAGGGAAACATATACATCAATGGAAAAGATGTAAAAACGAGTAAGGCAAAAGCTTTAGCCAAAGAAGTAGCAGTATTGCCACAAAGTCCTGTATGTCCAGGTGGGCTCACAGTAAAAGAGCTCATTGCTTATGGACGCTTTCCACATCAAAAAGCCATCGCAGGATTATCAGATCGTGACAATGAAATAATTAATTGGGCAATCAAAGAAACTGGACTTTCAGAGTTTGCCAATCGCCCAGTGGATAGTTTGTCTGGTGGACAAAGACAAAGGGCTTGGATTGCAATGACTTTAGCTCAAGAAACGGATATCATTTTACTAGATGAACCGACTACGTATTTGGATATGTCATATCAATTAGAAGTCTTACAATTACTTAAAAAATTAAACGAAGAGAAGAAGATTACAATTGTTATTGTTTTACATGAATTAAACAATGCCTGTCGTTTTGCAGATAATATCATTGGACTTAAGAAAGGAAAAATTATCTGTGAAGGAAAGCCAAGTGAAGTAATTACAAATGAATCTTTACAAAAAATCTATGGAATCGATGCTGTTTTACAAATGAGTGAAAGAGGAGATTATCCGATCTGTATGGAATTTGAATTGGCAAGATAG
- a CDS encoding FecCD family ABC transporter permease, protein MRKKRFIISLSILSILLICIASLCLSIGTYSISIPDILKTLGGNGSKMQNTAIFSIRMPRILVGMFVGIALSTAGCILQTVTKNDLADSGIIGINAGAAVAAILFISYQTKSYYSELGEFSIYVLPILAIIGAFVAAFFIYILSSKNGIKPKRLLLIGIGVNTGLNAFITFFTFRGGVGDYNRVLIWTSGSLWGSGWSYAKVIIPIVTIVFLLVLYHHKTLDVLHLTDETATGIGVYVEGQRRKLLLFAVILAGTATAFAGNIGFIGLIAPHIARKLVGPFHRYFIIISAFISVNIILIADLVAKNLFSPIEIPVGIVVSIFGVPYFIYLMLKEN, encoded by the coding sequence ATGAGAAAGAAAAGATTTATTATCTCCTTAAGCATTCTAAGCATATTGTTAATTTGCATTGCATCCCTATGTTTAAGCATTGGTACCTACTCCATATCGATTCCAGATATTTTAAAAACACTTGGCGGTAATGGTAGTAAAATGCAAAACACAGCAATTTTTAGTATCCGTATGCCTAGAATTTTAGTTGGTATGTTTGTTGGTATTGCATTATCAACGGCGGGATGTATTTTACAAACGGTAACAAAGAATGATTTGGCAGATTCGGGCATCATTGGAATTAATGCAGGTGCCGCAGTTGCTGCTATTTTATTTATTTCATATCAAACAAAGAGTTATTATAGTGAATTAGGTGAATTTTCAATTTATGTATTGCCTATTTTAGCTATTATTGGGGCATTTGTGGCCGCATTCTTTATTTATATCTTGTCTAGTAAGAATGGAATAAAACCAAAAAGACTCCTTCTAATTGGTATTGGTGTAAATACTGGTTTAAATGCATTTATCACTTTTTTTACTTTTCGTGGTGGTGTCGGTGATTATAACAGAGTTCTCATTTGGACATCTGGTAGTTTATGGGGTTCAGGATGGAGCTATGCAAAAGTTATAATCCCAATTGTTACTATCGTATTCTTGTTAGTTTTATATCATCATAAAACATTAGATGTATTACATTTAACGGATGAAACAGCAACGGGAATCGGAGTGTATGTAGAAGGACAAAGACGTAAACTATTGCTATTTGCTGTTATCCTTGCAGGTACTGCAACAGCATTTGCTGGAAATATAGGTTTTATTGGTTTAATAGCACCACATATTGCTAGAAAGCTAGTGGGACCATTTCATAGATATTTTATTATAATATCTGCGTTTATCAGTGTTAATATTATCTTAATTGCAGACTTAGTCGCTAAAAATTTATTTTCTCCAATTGAAATTCCAGTTGGAATCGTTGTATCCATATTTGGAGTACCATATTTTATTTATTTGATGTTAAAGGAGAACTAA
- a CDS encoding FecCD family ABC transporter permease, whose amino-acid sequence MKSKNKHITFIIGSLCLLLVGLFLAITLGASKIKLVDIYNSIFHYSQTTEMMLIRDVRIPRALCVLITGGILGVIGAMIQGVTRNPIAEPSLLGVSQGAILVIAILYAIELPITQVNVMIAAFIGAFLSGLLVIGFTLKKASNMAISKLLLAGTSMSTFFISLTTIIGLLTNRSQLIAFWVSGGFRTASWNDLKLLLIVGIPGLFITFLLTSKINLLSLGDDVAIGLGVNPYQIRFFTLVVMIPLCAVSVAVGKNIAFVGLFVPQIVRMLLGEDYRKLIPCSFLLGAVILTYADVAARLVYAPYEMPIGIFTALIGIPFFIKMARKERG is encoded by the coding sequence ATGAAATCAAAAAATAAACATATAACTTTTATAATAGGAAGTTTATGTTTACTACTTGTAGGTTTATTTCTAGCCATTACCCTTGGAGCATCTAAAATAAAACTGGTTGACATTTATAACAGTATCTTTCATTATTCACAAACCACTGAAATGATGTTAATCAGAGATGTAAGAATTCCAAGAGCCCTCTGTGTGTTAATCACAGGGGGTATTCTTGGAGTTATAGGGGCAATGATACAAGGAGTAACAAGAAATCCGATTGCAGAACCTTCGCTACTTGGAGTAAGCCAAGGAGCGATTTTAGTAATCGCAATTCTATATGCTATAGAACTTCCAATTACTCAAGTAAATGTAATGATTGCTGCATTTATTGGAGCTTTTTTAAGTGGATTATTAGTCATAGGATTTACATTAAAGAAGGCTAGTAATATGGCTATTTCAAAGCTTCTACTAGCAGGTACATCCATGAGTACATTTTTTATATCATTAACTACAATTATAGGATTATTAACAAACCGCTCACAACTCATAGCATTTTGGGTTTCGGGCGGATTTCGTACTGCGTCCTGGAATGACTTAAAATTACTTTTAATTGTTGGAATCCCAGGTTTATTTATAACGTTTTTATTAACATCTAAAATTAACTTATTAAGCTTAGGTGATGATGTTGCAATTGGACTTGGTGTAAATCCTTACCAGATTCGATTTTTTACTTTAGTCGTAATGATACCATTATGTGCGGTTTCCGTGGCAGTAGGTAAAAATATTGCCTTTGTCGGATTATTCGTACCTCAAATTGTTCGAATGCTTTTAGGCGAGGATTATCGTAAACTTATACCATGTTCATTTTTACTAGGGGCAGTTATTTTAACATATGCAGATGTTGCTGCTAGACTCGTGTATGCACCATATGAAATGCCAATTGGTATCTTTACTGCTTTAATTGGTATCCCATTTTTTATTAAAATGGCCAGAAAGGAGAGAGGATAA
- a CDS encoding ABC transporter substrate-binding protein, which yields MKNKLFVTMLVLTCILATVLTGCKSKDNNNAENGSINNETVDNANQSGTNDDSKDTSQNNDETVIVNDVRGEVEIPANPQRIVDLSGNSDILSILGYKVVGTANSDAYDYTKFPSYLEDVLEGATILGYSMQDTMDIEAVMNVEPDLIIISTVQEKMYDQLKEIAPTVMIELEALNWKDDIMTIAKVFNKEDVATAWIKEYEEKAKAAGDAIKSMNGEDKSYLSFLASNGQFFVFGGAGFGSVLYEDMGLNIPAGMPEQSNISLPVVTYEGLAAIDADYIFLIATKEDLAELESNAIWNNLNAVKEGNVVVLDSSPYFNQGYSPIGRELLLDEIVGMLDEIKK from the coding sequence ATGAAAAATAAGTTATTCGTTACAATGCTTGTACTTACTTGTATCTTAGCAACGGTGTTAACAGGTTGTAAAAGTAAGGACAACAATAATGCAGAAAATGGTTCTATAAATAATGAAACCGTTGATAATGCAAATCAAAGTGGAACAAATGATGATTCAAAAGATACATCACAAAACAATGATGAAACTGTAATTGTAAATGATGTAAGAGGTGAAGTTGAAATACCAGCAAATCCTCAAAGAATTGTTGATTTAAGCGGTAATAGTGATATTTTATCCATCCTTGGATATAAAGTAGTTGGTACTGCAAACAGCGATGCCTATGATTATACAAAGTTCCCTTCTTATTTAGAAGATGTGTTAGAAGGCGCAACAATTCTAGGATATAGCATGCAGGATACCATGGATATCGAAGCAGTAATGAACGTTGAACCAGATTTAATTATCATTTCTACAGTTCAGGAAAAAATGTATGACCAATTAAAAGAGATTGCTCCAACAGTTATGATCGAATTAGAAGCGCTTAACTGGAAAGATGATATTATGACAATCGCTAAAGTTTTTAATAAAGAAGATGTTGCAACTGCATGGATTAAAGAGTATGAAGAAAAAGCAAAAGCTGCAGGAGATGCAATTAAGAGCATGAACGGTGAAGATAAGAGCTATTTATCCTTCTTAGCAAGTAACGGTCAATTCTTTGTGTTTGGTGGTGCAGGATTTGGTAGTGTTTTATATGAAGATATGGGATTAAATATTCCAGCTGGTATGCCAGAGCAAAGTAATATTAGTCTTCCAGTTGTTACCTATGAAGGTTTAGCTGCAATTGATGCAGATTACATCTTCTTAATTGCAACAAAAGAAGATTTAGCTGAACTTGAAAGCAATGCGATTTGGAACAATCTTAATGCAGTAAAAGAAGGAAATGTAGTCGTGTTAGATTCCTCTCCTTACTTTAATCAAGGTTATAGCCCAATCGGAAGAGAATTATTATTAGATGAAATTGTGGGGATGCTTGATGAAATCAAAAAATAA
- a CDS encoding helix-turn-helix transcriptional regulator, translated as MLVTTIEEFQNEIFRQLSFTPYKMDNYTLYQSKESPENGYCIQFHRPGYYQFGIADYTIPNDFDISFHNPSLLLRFGTVYEGSTKFRLVHQPISSFTPSSFFVLEKDICGKQVWKKGQHFHGAEITIHREYFDDIVFPSFPNSLDFNKFKLNYTYRSLPIEIVTLIQKLQNLAFNNSLTPLYLESKILECVAILSNELNHSLDNAFTKQLHYGSITIGKNRTLNLTSSDIQGIQKAHEILTENPFYPPTIESLSKQVLLNQQKLKAGFRLYYHMSIGEYTNSLRMATAANLLLTTDLSVEEIGLKIGYQYSTNFTKMFKKMYGMTALQYRKKGRDNLIE; from the coding sequence ATGCTTGTAACAACCATTGAAGAATTTCAAAATGAAATATTTCGCCAACTCTCTTTTACCCCATATAAAATGGACAATTATACACTCTATCAAAGTAAAGAATCCCCCGAAAACGGATATTGTATTCAATTTCATCGACCAGGTTATTATCAATTTGGAATTGCAGATTATACAATTCCAAATGATTTTGACATAAGCTTTCACAACCCTTCTTTACTATTGCGCTTTGGTACGGTATATGAAGGCAGCACGAAATTTCGTTTAGTTCATCAACCGATATCTTCTTTTACACCATCTTCTTTCTTTGTATTAGAAAAAGATATCTGTGGGAAGCAAGTATGGAAAAAAGGTCAACACTTTCATGGTGCAGAAATAACCATACATCGCGAATATTTTGACGATATTGTGTTTCCTTCCTTTCCTAATAGTTTAGATTTTAATAAATTTAAGTTAAATTACACGTATCGTTCTTTACCCATTGAAATAGTAACATTGATTCAAAAACTTCAAAATCTTGCATTTAATAACTCATTAACACCACTTTATTTAGAAAGTAAGATCCTTGAGTGTGTAGCTATTTTATCAAATGAATTAAATCATTCTTTGGATAATGCATTTACGAAGCAACTTCATTATGGTTCGATTACAATTGGTAAGAATAGAACACTTAATCTAACTTCTTCCGATATTCAAGGGATACAAAAGGCTCATGAGATCCTAACTGAGAATCCTTTTTATCCACCAACAATTGAAAGTTTGAGTAAACAGGTTTTGTTAAATCAGCAGAAGTTAAAGGCTGGATTTCGACTTTATTATCATATGTCCATTGGCGAATATACGAATTCACTTCGGATGGCTACTGCGGCGAATTTATTGCTTACCACGGATTTATCAGTGGAGGAAATCGGATTAAAAATCGGATATCAATATTCTACGAATTTTACAAAGATGTTTAAAAAAATGTATGGAATGACTGCGTTGCAGTATAGAAAAAAAGGCAGAGATAATCTGATCGAATAG
- a CDS encoding DUF4491 family protein has translation MIWSGLIIGAISFLIIGLFHPIVIKCEYYFSDKIWPVFLIGGLIFCALSLFMNHIVLSAAFAVIGFTMLWSIGELKEQTQRVKKGWFPENPKRSKK, from the coding sequence ATGATTTGGTCTGGATTGATAATTGGTGCCATTTCATTTCTTATTATTGGTTTATTTCATCCAATTGTTATCAAATGCGAATACTATTTTTCAGACAAGATATGGCCTGTTTTTTTAATTGGAGGTCTAATTTTTTGCGCTTTGTCGCTTTTTATGAATCACATAGTCTTATCAGCTGCATTTGCTGTGATAGGTTTCACCATGCTTTGGAGTATTGGAGAACTTAAAGAACAGACTCAAAGAGTCAAAAAAGGATGGTTTCCAGAAAACCCGAAACGTTCTAAAAAATAA